TTAAGTATGGTGCATCAGCAGTACGTTGGCGCCTGCTTAAAGTTTTACACTCATAATGCTAATTCGAAATTCGGATTTAACATTAAGGGTTATGTTTTGGATAATTGCGGCTTCATTTTGCATTAGTTTTATTTTGAACTGAGATTGATCCACCAAATTTTAAACCATATAATGATAGGAACAATAAAAATGTCTAAAGACACTGATAACCCTAACCTTACCGCCTCACATGAGACTAGCAAAACTATTATGCCACAAGATACCGTCACTTTTGCCTTAGCGCAATCACACTTTTTGGTCGGTGATATCACTGGCAATGCTGAAAAAATGCGCGCGCTGGCGTTACAAGCTCGCGAGCAAGGCGCTGATGTTATCGTCTTCCCAGAGCTGGCATTATTAGGGTATCCGCCGCAAGATTTACTGTTGCGTCCAAGCTTGTCAGGTCGCGTCAAAAGCGCCCTGTCTACCCTAAGTGATATTGACGATATCGTGATGATCGTCGGCTATCCCCATGTCGACCATCATGGTACTTTTAACTCTGCTGCTATTCTACATAACGGTCATCAAAAGGGCTTTTATCACAAACAGTTCTTACCTAATTACGGGGTCTTTGATGAGCGCCGTTACTTCGATAAAGGCCGAAATCAGGTTTTATTTGACTATAAGGGCATCACAATAGGCCTACTTATCTGCGAAGACTTATGGGAAAAAAGCCCCATTGCTGATCTAAAAAAGCAAGGTGCTGATCTGGTCGTCAGTCTAAATGCCTCTCCCTTTGAGATTGGGAAACAGGATGCTCGCAAAGCGATGCTGACGAAACGCAGCCACGAGCATACGCTTCCTATCGTTTACATCAATGCGGTTGGTGGTCAAGACGACTTAGTATTTGACGGCGGCTCTATGGTGGTACAGGCAGATGGTACTATTGCTCACGAAGCCCCGCGTTTTTTGAATCAGCTATTACTGGCCACTCTAGATGTCAACACGTCTAAATTCAATACTCAAGTAAAATCACCACTATCATTGAGCCGTGAGTCAGAGATGTACCAAGCTCTAGTGGTTGGCCTACGTGATTATGTCAATCTTTCCGGGTTTTCTGGGATTATTCTCGGTCTGTCAGGGGGTATCGATTCAGCGTTAACCTTATGTATCGCAGTTGATGCGCTAGGTGCTGATAAAGTCTATGCTGTAATGATGCCGTATGAATACACCTCAAAAATCAGCCTCGAGGACGCGCAAGCACAAGCACGACGCTTAAATGTTTCTTATACCGTTTGCCCTATTTTTGACGCGGTTGAAGGTATTCGCCACACCCTTGCGCCTTTATTTAACAAGTCGCCTGCAGATACTACCGAAGAGAATATTCAAGCACGGGCCCGCGGTGTCATTTTGATGGCCTTATCTAATAAGTTTGGGCATTTGGTCATCACTACCGGTAACAAGTCAGAGCTGGCCGTCGGCTACTCTACCTTATATGGTGATATGGCAGGTGGTTTTGATGTCTTAAAAGACGTTTACAAGTCACAAGTTTATGACTTGGCAAGCTACCGCAACCGCCTCGAGGACACACCAGTTATTCCTGAGCGTGTTATAACACGGCCACCATCAGCTGAGCTACGTCCAGACCAAAAAGATCAAGACAGCTTGCCAAACTATGATGTCTTGGATGGTATCTTGACCTTATATGTCGATGAAGATATGGGCTATCAAGACATCATTGATAAAGGCTTCGATGCGGATGTGGTCGCTAAAATTATCAGAATGGTTGATAATAGTGAGTATAAACGCTGTCAAGCGCCTATTGGCACTAAAATCAGCCACAAAGCCTTTGGACGTGAACGTCGTTATCCATTGGTGAACAAATGGTCAATTAAAGGGTAACGTTTAACTATCCCTCAATCGATGTGACAATGATCACGGTTTAATATCTGTCATATCGATTGTTTGAAATGATAATAGCTTTAGATTTTAAGCACAGAAATTAGCGTATTTTAT
The sequence above is a segment of the Psychrobacter sp. PL19 genome. Coding sequences within it:
- a CDS encoding NAD+ synthase, whose translation is MPQDTVTFALAQSHFLVGDITGNAEKMRALALQAREQGADVIVFPELALLGYPPQDLLLRPSLSGRVKSALSTLSDIDDIVMIVGYPHVDHHGTFNSAAILHNGHQKGFYHKQFLPNYGVFDERRYFDKGRNQVLFDYKGITIGLLICEDLWEKSPIADLKKQGADLVVSLNASPFEIGKQDARKAMLTKRSHEHTLPIVYINAVGGQDDLVFDGGSMVVQADGTIAHEAPRFLNQLLLATLDVNTSKFNTQVKSPLSLSRESEMYQALVVGLRDYVNLSGFSGIILGLSGGIDSALTLCIAVDALGADKVYAVMMPYEYTSKISLEDAQAQARRLNVSYTVCPIFDAVEGIRHTLAPLFNKSPADTTEENIQARARGVILMALSNKFGHLVITTGNKSELAVGYSTLYGDMAGGFDVLKDVYKSQVYDLASYRNRLEDTPVIPERVITRPPSAELRPDQKDQDSLPNYDVLDGILTLYVDEDMGYQDIIDKGFDADVVAKIIRMVDNSEYKRCQAPIGTKISHKAFGRERRYPLVNKWSIKG